A window of Schistocerca serialis cubense isolate TAMUIC-IGC-003099 chromosome 1, iqSchSeri2.2, whole genome shotgun sequence genomic DNA:
ATATTCGTCCGGTCAGGGACACCAGTTGTTGCTGGGAACATGTAATGTTTTTGTGGCGCAGCTGTGAGCCGTTAACAAAGTCCTCCGTTTTATTAAATTTTAGGTGTGTGTAGATACTTGTACGGCTCCTTTATATTGTCATGGTCTCAAACAACTATCTTGTATAAGTATTCTCCACTGTGCAAGTCTTGAAGCTGAAAACTCGATACAGAACGAATGATGAATATAAACTACGTAGAGTGCAAGAAACTTCGTAAACTTAAGTCATTTCTATAATAGAAACTTTTGCTTTCTATTTTTGATAACTTAAATGTAAGTGCCGAGTTGatcagtattttgttatattcttccAAGAATGGGTCATACAATTTGCAGAGGATTGCACGCTGCATTGTATCTTTCTCACAGATTAAAACACTTGTAAAGAATGGGACTAGAACCTACACATTTGACTATTTTGTTACTATCATCATTATTATACTCTTGTTACAATACTCGAAGAAGGCAATGGAGCAGGCTCGAGTCCCATTccatcacagttttaatctgtcagcaagCCTCATTTATGTTGTTGAATAAATATAATGtgaattcccttttctttttcaaCAGCTCGCATAACTACAAGTATTAGTTCAGCGCTGGCAGTTATTACATCGTTTTTTGACACGCAGTTCACTTATTGCTCCATGCAGAGGAGACAGAAGCCAAAAAATGTGCACGAACAGGTGTCGGACATCGAGTATATCATACCGAGAGTAAGACATTTATTTAATGGTAACTTCAGATGTCGCTATGTAATGTGTAACAGCGCACGATAGCATTTTAacgcaatttttgttttcatttttcagaaAAAAACGAGCTCTGTCGCCAAACAGGCGCAGAATATATACAGCCAATACGCACAATCCTGGGTGTTCGATACCGACACTACCTCGTCGTCGAAGAACGAATCTCCGTACCTCAAGCTTCCAAATAACAATGTACCGTACGACACTAAGACGTTCAGCTCTCGGAAGCACTCTACTCCAAAGATCGACATCATCTGCGACGAGCAGAACCTGGACCAGAAGATGTTCCTGGTGAACCCGACGGTGCACGTGGAACCCGTCAGCGACGACAGCAACGGCGGCCGCAGCCTCAACTACATGAAGAGCTTCTCGAGGACGCCGTCGCCGGCCGGCGTGTCCGAGAGCTCGTCGCAGGACTCTAGCTTCAACCCGCCCATCTACGAGTGCCTGGAGAGGCTGACTGAGCCGACGCTGTACCGGTCGCGGCTCAACACGGCCATCAGCCTCAACGCGGAGCAGAGCCGCCAGTCGCTAGAGTGCGACGCGCGCGGCACGCTCGACCACGCCAAGTCTTCGCACTCGCTGCGGCCGCGCAGCGACACCTTCAGCAAGGCCGCCGCCGTCGAGGTGCTGCACGTGCCCGAGAAGGTGCAGTACGCCTCGCTCATGGTCGAGCTGCAGCAGGCCATCCGCTCGAAGAAGGAGAGGCTGCACCAGCAGCAGCCCGTGTCGCCGCAGAGCACCTGCGACAGCGTCACGGTCGAGGACTGCTCTGAGCCCACTCAGACAGAGTCGAAGGGCAGCAACAGCCTGCAGGGCTCGTCGCTGGACAACTCGCAGCGGACCGAGCCCAAGGGCAGCGACACGGAGTTCTCCAAGGAGCTGGAGGCGGCGCTGCAGCTGATACAGGACCTCGAGTCGCCGAACACGATAGAGACGCCGTCTGAGACGTGCAGGTCGATTAACGGGGCCGAGCTGGCGTTGCCGGGGGGAAGCGCGCCCGTGGTGAGAGTGAAGTGGCGGGACAGTGACGCCAGCGGCAGCGGTAGCACAAAGACGTTGAGCGAGTGCGTGTCGCCGCCAGAGCTGCCGGCAGACTCCTCGCAGGGTAAGGCAACTTCGGTCGTAGTAGTCGCTTCCGCCGGAAGTGGGTCGCAGTCCTCCTCCGGTTACAGCTCGCCGTCTCACGGCAATTCGAAACAGCCCACACCCACATGTTCCAAACCGCCCTCTGTCACTGGTAGCTCTGGCAGCCTTGTCGGTGGGGCCGAGCAGCAGGTATCCTACGCCATCTGCAACACGAGTGGAGCTGCCATTATCTCTCTGTATTCTCCGGCGGGCACTACCGAGGCGCCCGCGCCGGAGAAGAAGAAAAGGACACCTCCGCCCCCACCTAAGATAGAGGTGAAGGAGGCTCCCGAGCCGCGCAAGTGCTCGGTCGGCGACAGTGTCGCCGGTAAGACAGAGGCGCCCTCCAGGTTGTCACCGGTGAGCGCGGGGAGCAGAGAGAACGTCGTACTGAGGGATGGCAAAGATAAGCCACCTGTAAGGGCTTCCAGCGTTCCCAATGGCAGTAGCTCTATTCCGGAGTTTAAGCTGGAATCGAGCGCGAGCCCTGCGTCGACTCTGAGGGCCAGCACGTCAAAATGGAACGTGAAGTCTCTGCTACGGAAGAAGACCAGCCCACCAATGCTAACTCCAGAACTGGAAGGTGCAATCTTTAAGTCCGAAAGCCTTGCGTACCTTACAGAGCTTGAGCTGCTTGCTAGACACGCCAGAAACAAATCCATACAGAGggtaagaaaacaaatactcaacacTAACCAGACAATACCGATTCTTACATACTAATCATGGGCTCGATGGTGAAGGTCTGTCCTTTCTGCTGCATTGTTCTACTGATACTAATGTTCCACTAATATTGCCTGCTGGAGTGGTAACATACTTGTATCAACTGCAGTCTCTGATTAAATTCTCTTTCTCCAAATGGATACTAATTATCCTCTTCTGATACTAATCGGACAACAGTAAGTATGTAGTACAGTTCCTTAATACCGAAGGTCTTCTGACGGATAAGAGATATCTGtgagatgaaaaaaaatttaaaagggtTTCCTCTACTAATGTCATCGCTCATTTCCAGGAGACCAATGTAAGAGAAAACTAAAGCGCCGaatgtttttcttaattttcaacTATGTATTCAGTTCTGTTTTCCTGAAGACAAATAAGTCTATACACATTTGTATGTCAATTTATGTACATTACAACAGGACGCTTATATTTTTTAAGCTTTACTCAATAGTTGTACACTTAAGCTATAAGTTTCTTTCGGCTGCATTGTTATTTTGAGGCTATATGCAGTTTTATAGCGATCTTAGTATATGCAATTTTTACATTATATTCCcgtttggttttgtgtgtgtgtgtgtgtgtgtgtgtgtgtgtgtgtgtgtgtgatgtaatttTCGTTTTCTATAACTTTGACAGCTTTACTTGACACAGGTCAACGATGTTGTATGGTTACGTACACTGATCGACGAGAAcattatgtccacctttggcacggataaaagcGGTGACGCATCGTGGCAGGGAAGCAATCGGGCCTTTGTAGTCATTAGAGGGAGTTAGCACAACATCTGCCCATAAAatcacctgattcccgtaaattccagggagagcGACGATGACCTCCgacaccacattcaatcacatcccagatgggcTCGATCGGCTTCAGACTTGGCGAGTTGGGGGGCAAGAACGTCATTTGGAACTCACCACtgagttcctcgaaccactccaccgcgctcatggccttgtgacatggcgcattatcttgctgaaaaatgccattgctgttgggaaacatgatcatctTGAAGGGGTGTATGTGGGATGCAACCAGTATACGGTACTCCTTAgccgtcatagtgccttgcacgatctccactgggcccatggatgcccacgtgaaatcAGAGCGTatagagccgctgccagcttgtctccgtctcgcagtacaggtgtcaaggagctgttcccctggaagacgacggattctcgccttcccgtcggcatgatgaagaaagtagggATTCATCGGACCATGCAGTGCTGTGCCACTGCACCAATATCCACTGTCGACggttacgtgcccatttcagtcgtaatttcCAATGCaggggtgttaacattggcatatgcatgggtcgtcggctgcggagacccatcgtaAGGAGTGTTCGatgcgctgtgtgttcagacacacttgtactctgcccaccattaaagtctgatgttagttacgcCACAATTCGCCGCCTCTCCTGTTTTACCACTCAACCTAGCCATCGACGTCCAATATCTTtaatgaagggtggccgcccaatcccacaacgtctggacgtggtttcacctcggtctCGCCATCTGTTGAAGACGCCACGGTACTTCACTAACACCCGacaaagtcgtgcagtttctgcaaggatcgtgccgagcctccgggccacatCAGTGTGtcttcagtcaaactcagatacatcgccgtctccattctacacacggacagcatgttccctgatactgcatgcaccgtgcatgtgtctgactagcaatcatacTTCGgcaggtgacgctgttatcgcctggacaggtttataccgatagtaggtcctggtcataatgttctagctgatcagtgtatttatCTTATTCATCTATGGAAGTGTGTGGTGGTTATAGTGTCTATGTATAGATTTGTGTCACAGACATACGTTACTAGACTGGCAAAAACGCATCTTCTACTGAAGCCAGACGTTTGGTGAGGTGAGATGTCGGCGT
This region includes:
- the LOC126481668 gene encoding uncharacterized protein LOC126481668 isoform X1; this translates as MCWTQRWSPAAHALCSIAYICAGAVQLVAGVFFLISLPVFKLGSNIWTGAWNIVIGIGAAMLACIGDLTPKKQESLLYFAISILAFNAVNLVVLEVGEWNLFLTEDVSKLISQNNLRKLIFYARITTSISSALAVITSFFDTQFTYCSMQRRQKPKNVHEQVSDIEYIIPRKKTSSVAKQAQNIYSQYAQSWVFDTDTTSSSKNESPYLKLPNNNVPYDTKTFSSRKHSTPKIDIICDEQNLDQKMFLVNPTVHVEPVSDDSNGGRSLNYMKSFSRTPSPAGVSESSSQDSSFNPPIYECLERLTEPTLYRSRLNTAISLNAEQSRQSLECDARGTLDHAKSSHSLRPRSDTFSKAAAVEVLHVPEKVQYASLMVELQQAIRSKKERLHQQQPVSPQSTCDSVTVEDCSEPTQTESKGSNSLQGSSLDNSQRTEPKGSDTEFSKELEAALQLIQDLESPNTIETPSETCRSINGAELALPGGSAPVVRVKWRDSDASGSGSTKTLSECVSPPELPADSSQGKATSVVVVASAGSGSQSSSGYSSPSHGNSKQPTPTCSKPPSVTGSSGSLVGGAEQQVSYAICNTSGAAIISLYSPAGTTEAPAPEKKKRTPPPPPKIEVKEAPEPRKCSVGDSVAGKTEAPSRLSPVSAGSRENVVLRDGKDKPPVRASSVPNGSSSIPEFKLESSASPASTLRASTSKWNVKSLLRKKTSPPMLTPELEGAIFKSESLAYLTELELLARHARNKSIQRQIEQRVQQQILGHSSSESHC
- the LOC126481668 gene encoding uncharacterized protein LOC126481668 isoform X2; protein product: MLACIGDLTPKKQESLLYFAISILAFNAVNLVVLEVGEWNLFLTEDVSKLISQNNLRKLIFYARITTSISSALAVITSFFDTQFTYCSMQRRQKPKNVHEQVSDIEYIIPRKKTSSVAKQAQNIYSQYAQSWVFDTDTTSSSKNESPYLKLPNNNVPYDTKTFSSRKHSTPKIDIICDEQNLDQKMFLVNPTVHVEPVSDDSNGGRSLNYMKSFSRTPSPAGVSESSSQDSSFNPPIYECLERLTEPTLYRSRLNTAISLNAEQSRQSLECDARGTLDHAKSSHSLRPRSDTFSKAAAVEVLHVPEKVQYASLMVELQQAIRSKKERLHQQQPVSPQSTCDSVTVEDCSEPTQTESKGSNSLQGSSLDNSQRTEPKGSDTEFSKELEAALQLIQDLESPNTIETPSETCRSINGAELALPGGSAPVVRVKWRDSDASGSGSTKTLSECVSPPELPADSSQGKATSVVVVASAGSGSQSSSGYSSPSHGNSKQPTPTCSKPPSVTGSSGSLVGGAEQQVSYAICNTSGAAIISLYSPAGTTEAPAPEKKKRTPPPPPKIEVKEAPEPRKCSVGDSVAGKTEAPSRLSPVSAGSRENVVLRDGKDKPPVRASSVPNGSSSIPEFKLESSASPASTLRASTSKWNVKSLLRKKTSPPMLTPELEGAIFKSESLAYLTELELLARHARNKSIQRQIEQRVQQQILGHSSSESHC